In Solanum stenotomum isolate F172 chromosome 6, ASM1918654v1, whole genome shotgun sequence, one DNA window encodes the following:
- the LOC125868585 gene encoding uncharacterized protein LOC125868585, with the protein MLDIGIDGSRPTLRINVNVRPPIEPTNSFNDDNDSIGNERLDDHSKESLGDNSNESLGDHSMNIHDDPTNVENQPVDAKDLEPECFEEMQVRKYECVDIFHIYKYIGEHSCGFEHANSSHRKVSIKVIASLCVNMYCDGKGPNVKEIQRAIFNSFHCSPSYWECWKGGVIAKEMGFAHMRKVIAVDDTHLHGKYEGVLLSVVAQDMENHVYLIAFCVVDKENDASWTFLFEKFKEIVVDEPNLCFISDRHKSIANGIVNVYSHAHHEYCMRHLDENLRVNHHYGDYLYLYYNAAKAYSLEEFDKYFVEFKNKCPTAAVVLEHDIGFEKWSRAHFPSNRYCYDHKYRRVTQCYVNRRKRVFRGIYI; encoded by the exons ATGTTAGATATTGGTATTGATGGCTCTAGGCCTACATTGAGGATAAACGTTAATGTGAGGCCTCCAATTGAACCAACAAATTCATTTAACGACGACAATGATTCGATTGGAAATGAAAGATTGGATGATCATTCAAAGGAGAGCTTGGGTGATAATTCAAATGAGAGTTTGGGTGATCATTCAATGAATATACATGATGATCCAACTAATGTGGAAAATCAGCCAGTAGATGCGAAAGATCTCGAACCCGAATGTTTTGAAGAAATGCAG GtgaggaaatatgagtgtgtaGATATATTTCATATCTATAAGTACATTGGCGAACATAGTTGTGGCTTTGAACATGCCAACAGTAGCCATAGAAAAGTTTCAATCAAAGTGATTGCTTCACTTTGTGTAAATATGTATTGTGATGGCAAGGGTCCAAATGTTAAAGAGATTCAAAGAgctatttttaattcttttcattgtAGTCCAAGCTATTGGGAATGTTGGAAGGGTGGTGTGATTGCTAAGGAAATG GGATTTGCCCACATGAGAAAGGTAATTGCGGTTGATGACACTCATTTACATGGTAAATACGAGGGCGTGTTGTTGAGCGTTGTTGCACAAGATATGGAGAATCATGTTTATCTGATTGCCTTTTGTGTCGTGGACAAAGAGAATGATGCATCTTGGACATTCTTATTTGAGAAATTTAAGGAGATTGTGGTTGATGAACCAAATTTGTGTTTTATCTCTGATAGACACAAGAGTATCGCCAACGGTATTGTGAACGTTTACAGTCATGCTCACCACGAATATTGCATGAGGCACCTCGATGAAAATCTCCGCGTAAATCATCATTATGGAGATTACCTTTATCTTTACTACAATGCGGCAAAGGCTTATTCTTTGGAGGagtttgacaaatattttgtaGAATTCAAGAACAAATGCCCTACTGCAGCTGTCGTCCTTGAGCATGATATTGGTTTTGAGAAGTGGAGTAGGGCACATTTTCCTAGCAATAGATATTGTTATGACCACAAATATCGCCGAGTCACTCAATGCTATGTTAATAGACGAAAGAGAGTATTCCGTGGCATTTATATTTAA